Within bacterium, the genomic segment GGCGGGCAGACCGAGCTCGCCGGCGCGGCGCACCAGTTCGTCGGGCGCCGAGGCGCCCTCGCGGAAGGAGTAGTGGGACTTGCACCACAGGGGCGCGTAGGCCGTGGTGGTGCTGCTGGTGAGCGTGCGGGCCGGCATGGGCGGGCCCTTTCCCTGGGGAGGGATGGTCTGTCTTCGTCAGTCGTCGCCGGTGTCGGGTTCCGATGAGATGCGCAGCCAGTCGGCGAAGCCCGCCGCGTCCATCTCGCCGGTGACGAGGGCGACGACCGCAGCCACGGCGTCGGTCTCGGGGGCGACCAGCCGCTGGCCGTTCAGTTCGAGGAACACGCCGGCCGCGGTGAACGCCGTGCGCTTGTTCCCGTCGACGAAGGGATGGTTGCGCACCNNNNNNNNNCCGTTCAGTTCGAGGAACACGCCGGCCGCGGTGAACGCCGTGCGCTTGTTCCCGTCGACGAAGGGATGGTTGCGCACCGGGGCGAACGCGTAGGCGGCGGCCAGATTGAAGACGTCCTGATCTCCGTAGCCGAATCGGTTTCGCGGAGCCGCCAGGGCCGATGCGAGCAGCCCCTCGTCGCGGATGCCCGTGCCGCCGCCGTGTTCGGCGAGCAGCATGCCGTGGATGGCATGAATGACCTCTTCGGTCAACCACCTGGGCTCGGTGTCGCTCATTCCGATCCCCTCACTTGGCCAGCTCCCGCAGGGCATTGCGGTAGCGAGCCATGAAGCCCTCGGCCTTGCGCATGGCCTGCTCGAAATCGGGGTCGTAGGGCACGATCTGGTAGCCGTCGGGGGTGCGGGTCAGGTAGAGGGCATCCCCTTCCTTCACCCTGAGCGCCTTGGCGGCCTCGGCGGGCAGTGTCATCCCGAGGGAGTTGCCGACCTTGCGGATCGTCAGCTTGACCATGAGTGGGCCTCCCGGTGGCCTGCAGTTGAGGTTTTACATATGTTATAACACCGACACCGGGATGTCAACGGTTTCGTTTGCCGCCGGTCTCCGCTGCTCATATTTTCGTATTTTTTTCGCCTCCAGTCAACTCGAAAGTCGCCAAACCCCTCCCCTGTGGTAGAATAGAGGAGTATCCGACTCCCCTCCCGACCCGAAAGCCGCGCCCCATGCCGTCCGGCCCGCGCCAGCCCCACGCCGACACCCCCACGCTCGTGCTCGTGCGCGGGGCGCGGTCCGGCGACCAGGCGGCCCTCGAGGAGCTGTGCCGGCGCTACCTGCCCCGGCTCGAGCGCTTCGCCCGCGGCCGGCTGCCCGCCTACGCCCGCGGCACCCTCGACACGCGCGACCTGGTGCAGGACGCGCTGGTGAACTCCCTCGCGAAGCTCGAGAACTTCGACCCCCAGAGCCCGGGCTGCTTCCAGGCCTACACGCGGCAGGCGATCCTCAACGCCCTGCGCAACCGGGTGCAGCGGGTGAAGCCCAAGGCTTCGCAGACGCTCGTGCTGGAGAACGCGCCCGACCACACGCCGTCGCCGCTGGAGGAACTGCTCGGCCGCGACGCCCTCGACCGCTACGAGACGGCCCTGGCCGGACTGGATGCGGACGAGCGCGAGCTCATCGTCGGGCGGCTCGAGTTCCACTGCAGCTTCCAGGAGCTGGCCGACACCACGGGCCGCGCCTCGCCCGACGCGGCGCGCATGGCCTTCAAGCGCGCGCTGCTGCGCCTGGCCGGGGCCATGGACGAGGGGGAGCCGGTCCATGGCTGAGCGCGACGACGGCAGCCGCGGCCTCGACCGCCTCGCCGACCTGGTGGGCGAGCTGAACGACATCACCGGCGACGACTCCCTCGCCGGCGGCCTCGACGCGGCCGACACGCGCATCGCGCGGAACCTCGCCATCCTCGGGCGCATCGGGGCCTTCCGGCCGGATGACGACGGCGAGGACGACGAAGGCGACGGCGCGCCGCAGCCCGCGGCCACCGCCGACGTGCCCGAAGCCATCGGGCCGTACCGGCTGCGCGAGCGGATCGGTTCGGGCGGCATGGGCGACGTGTACCTCGCCGAGCAGACCGCGCCGCTGCAGCGCACCGTCGCGCTGAAGATCATCAAGCCGGGCATGGACTCGCGGGAGATCATCCGGCGCTTCGAGCGGGAGCGGCAGGCGCTCGCGGCCATGGACCATCCGCACATCGCGAAGGTGTTCGACGCGGGCATGGCGGCGAATGGGCGGCCCTACTTCGTCATGGAATACGTGGCGGGCGAGCCCATCACCGCCTGGTGCGACCGGCGGCGGCTGGGCAACGCGGCGCGGCTCGAGCTCTTCCGCCAGGTGTGCGCCGGCGTGCAGCACGCGCACCAGAAGGGGATCATCCACCGCGACCTGAAGCCGTCGAACGTGCTGGTGACCGAGGTCGACGGGCGGCCGCAGCCGCGCATCATCGACTTCGGCGTGGCCCGCGCGGTGGAACGCGACGCGGACACCGGCGCGACCCTGTTCACCGAGGACGGCCGCCTCGTCGGCACGCCCGAGTACATGAGCCCGGAGCAGGCGTCCCTCGGCGGGGGCGCCGTGGACACGCGCACCGACGTGTACTCCCTCGGCGTGCTGCTCTACGAACTGATCGTGGGGCGGCTGCCCTTCGAACCGGAGACCCTGCGCCTGGCGGGCGTGGCGGAGATCCAGCGCATCCTGCGGGAGGTCGACCCGCCGCGGCCGAGCGCCCGGCTCGCGACCCTTGCGG encodes:
- a CDS encoding sigma-70 family RNA polymerase sigma factor — encoded protein: MPSGPRQPHADTPTLVLVRGARSGDQAALEELCRRYLPRLERFARGRLPAYARGTLDTRDLVQDALVNSLAKLENFDPQSPGCFQAYTRQAILNALRNRVQRVKPKASQTLVLENAPDHTPSPLEELLGRDALDRYETALAGLDADERELIVGRLEFHCSFQELADTTGRASPDAARMAFKRALLRLAGAMDEGEPVHG
- a CDS encoding AbrB/MazE/SpoVT family DNA-binding domain-containing protein, encoding MVKLTIRKVGNSLGMTLPAEAAKALRVKEGDALYLTRTPDGYQIVPYDPDFEQAMRKAEGFMARYRNALRELAK